Proteins encoded together in one Dermacentor variabilis isolate Ectoservices chromosome 2, ASM5094787v1, whole genome shotgun sequence window:
- the LOC142571205 gene encoding uncharacterized protein LOC142571205 codes for MSSSTYRVLTSRRDMMSLIRCLPKENAVLKSTPFSCITGMPYGLGVIDVSVWDDKAKRFTTVFVLTHTDVTPVGNDTVYPGDVLAQIDGVNLEGLIRDQVMQMLNTTSGDVTVSVVPMSPMRVRRILVSKLHETVMTDTNVASRTTGADIESL; via the exons ATGTCGTCGAGCACGTACCGCGTGCTCACCTCGCGCCGTGACATGATGAGCCTGATACGCTGCCTTCCCAAGGAAAACGCGGTGCTAAAGAGCACGCCCTTCTCCTGCATCACGGGAATGCCGTACGGCTTGGGCGTCATTGACGTCAGCGTGTGGGACGACAAGGCGAAGCGCTTCACCACAGTCTTCGTGCTTACC CACACCGACGTGACGCCGGTGGGCAATGATACGGTGTACCCGGGCGACGTGCTGGCGCAAATCGACGGCGTCAACCTGGAGGGCCTCATACGCGACCAGGTGATGCAGATGCTGAACACGACGAGTGGCGACGTCACAGTGTCCGTGGTGCCGATGTCGCCCATGCGTGTGCGCCGCATCCTCGTGAGCAAGCTGCACGAGACGGTGATGACCGACACCAACGTGGCCAGCCGCACCACCGGGGCTGACATCGAGTCGCTGTGA